From a region of the Neobacillus niacini genome:
- a CDS encoding metal-sulfur cluster assembly factor produces the protein MNEELKENIMGALELVIDPELGVDIVNLGLVYDTEMDDEGNVTITMTLTSMGCPLAGTIVDQVKRALADIPEIKDVEVNIVFNPPWNKEMMSRYAKIALGIR, from the coding sequence ATGAATGAAGAGTTAAAGGAAAATATTATGGGTGCTTTAGAGCTTGTTATAGACCCTGAGTTAGGTGTAGATATTGTTAATTTAGGTTTAGTTTATGATACGGAAATGGATGATGAAGGTAATGTAACGATCACGATGACATTAACTTCCATGGGCTGCCCGCTTGCTGGAACCATTGTTGACCAGGTCAAGAGAGCATTAGCAGATATCCCTGAAATAAAAGATGTCGAGGTTAATATCGTGTTTAACCCGCCATGGAACAAGGAAATGATGTCACGATATGCAAAAATCGCATTAGGAATTCGATAA
- a CDS encoding prolyl oligopeptidase family serine peptidase — MIIVEKNFLNNNPFLHIVKKSGQQERLPFIIFTHGFTSAKENNLHYAYLLAEKGFRVILPEAIYHGEREQGLTERDLYGHFWEIVIKTIHELNSYKEYYVEEGLADPEKIGLAGTSMGGIVTLGALTKYKWVKAAVSLMGMPAYEEYLYWQLAQMKNLGVSLSFSDEQIQEQLSVIRQYDLSLQQNKLENRPLLFWHGKKDPIVPFELTYRFYQSVKGNYHTNPGNIHFITDEHADHKVSREGLKAMVEWFEKHLLQ, encoded by the coding sequence GTGATTATCGTTGAAAAAAATTTTCTGAATAATAATCCCTTCCTACATATAGTAAAGAAAAGTGGACAACAAGAGAGACTTCCGTTTATTATTTTTACGCATGGTTTTACTAGTGCTAAGGAAAATAATCTTCATTACGCTTATTTATTAGCAGAAAAGGGCTTTCGAGTTATCCTTCCTGAGGCCATTTACCATGGCGAAAGGGAACAAGGTTTAACCGAAAGAGATCTATACGGGCATTTTTGGGAAATTGTCATTAAGACAATCCATGAATTAAACAGTTATAAGGAATACTATGTAGAAGAAGGATTAGCAGATCCTGAAAAAATTGGACTTGCTGGGACCTCTATGGGTGGTATTGTGACCTTGGGCGCCTTGACCAAATATAAATGGGTCAAAGCTGCAGTCAGCTTGATGGGGATGCCAGCATATGAAGAATATCTATATTGGCAATTAGCACAAATGAAAAATCTTGGTGTAAGCCTATCTTTTTCTGATGAGCAAATTCAAGAGCAATTATCAGTTATACGACAATATGATTTAAGTCTGCAGCAAAATAAGCTTGAAAATAGACCATTGTTATTTTGGCATGGAAAAAAGGATCCAATTGTTCCTTTTGAGTTAACATATCGTTTTTATCAATCTGTAAAGGGAAACTATCATACGAACCCTGGCAATATTCACTTCATTACAGATGAACATGCTGACCATAAGGTGAGCAGAGAAGGATTAAAAGCAATGGTTGAATGGTTTGAGAAACATTTACTACAATAA
- a CDS encoding Cof-type HAD-IIB family hydrolase: MAEKHLIALDLDGTLLKDDKTISEKTKKVLSKAREEGHVVMIATGRPYRSSEPYYHELGLDTPIVNFNGAFMHHPLDASWGFFHDPLDVKVAKEIVEACRSFQFYNIIAEVIDDVYFHYHDEKLLDIFSMGNPNVTTGDLRNYLNDSPTSLLIHTEEEELKNIRKHLSDVHAEVIDHRSWAAPWHVIEIIKTGISKAVGLKKASEYFNIPAERIIAFGDEDNDLEMLEYAGRGIAMGNAIDKVKTIANEVTLTNEEDGIGIYLSDLLNLKY; encoded by the coding sequence ATGGCAGAAAAACATTTAATTGCACTGGACTTAGACGGAACTTTATTAAAAGATGATAAAACCATTTCTGAGAAAACAAAAAAGGTTTTAAGTAAAGCGAGAGAAGAAGGACATGTGGTCATGATTGCGACAGGCAGACCGTATCGTTCAAGTGAACCCTATTATCACGAGCTTGGGTTAGACACACCTATTGTTAACTTTAATGGTGCCTTCATGCATCATCCTCTTGATGCCAGCTGGGGATTTTTTCATGACCCTCTCGACGTAAAAGTGGCAAAAGAGATTGTGGAAGCGTGCCGATCCTTCCAGTTTTACAATATTATTGCCGAAGTGATTGATGATGTTTATTTCCACTATCATGATGAAAAGCTGTTAGATATTTTCAGCATGGGCAATCCAAACGTGACAACGGGGGATTTACGAAATTACTTAAATGATTCACCTACTAGTTTGTTAATTCATACAGAGGAAGAAGAATTAAAGAATATACGTAAGCATTTGTCTGACGTTCATGCGGAAGTGATTGACCATCGCAGCTGGGCAGCGCCTTGGCATGTCATTGAAATTATTAAAACCGGTATCAGCAAGGCTGTTGGTCTAAAAAAGGCCTCTGAATACTTCAACATACCCGCAGAAAGAATTATTGCTTTTGGTGACGAAGATAATGATTTAGAAATGCTGGAATATGCTGGCCGCGGGATTGCGATGGGAAATGCAATTGATAAAGTCAAAACGATTGCAAACGAAGTGACCTTGACCAATGAGGAAGACGGAATCGGGATATATTTGTCAGATTTGTTAAACTTAAAATATTAA
- a CDS encoding DUF3813 domain-containing protein, with product MGNQLFQEARRFVEMAKSAGPADRDSVISKAKNALSSAYANSTFAEQSQLQEMQNELDQLK from the coding sequence ATGGGAAACCAGTTGTTCCAAGAAGCAAGAAGATTTGTTGAGATGGCGAAGTCTGCCGGCCCTGCTGATCGCGATTCTGTGATTTCGAAGGCAAAGAACGCATTGAGTTCAGCATATGCTAATTCAACCTTCGCAGAACAAAGTCAGCTCCAAGAAATGCAAAATGAGCTTGATCAACTAAAATAA